From the Syngnathoides biaculeatus isolate LvHL_M chromosome 10, ASM1980259v1, whole genome shotgun sequence genome, one window contains:
- the alpl gene encoding alkaline phosphatase, tissue-nonspecific isozyme, whose protein sequence is MKWILPLAVICCSLRAAASWGQASFPEQEKDPNFWRSWAQQTLKNALMLQQLNQNRAKNLIMFLGDGMGVPTVTAARILKGQLSGRPGEETQLEMEKFPFVALSKTYNTDAQVADSAGTATAFLCGVKAVAGTVGVSAKAVRSQCNTTEGNQVTSILKWAKDAGKSVGIVTTTRINHATPSAAYAHSVDRDWYSDNEMPAEALRAGCKDIARQLFENIPNIDVVMGGGRKYMFPKNTSDVEYPDVAKHGGTRNDGRNLVQEWIDKTKDKKGHYVWNKSQLLSLNPANVNYLLGLFEPADLTYDLERNLETDPSLTEMVDVAIKILRKNPKGFFLFVEGGRIDHGHHSGLAKMALHDAVEMDRAVGRAGLLTSVSDTMTVVTADHSHVFNFGGYTFRGNSIFGLAPELSDVDQKPFTAIVYGNGPGYKLVNGERENISTVDFEDKHYQAQAAVPLSSETHGGEDVPVFAKGPLAHLMHGVHEQNYIPHVMAYAACIGSNKEHCAHSVSGPGTRPLFPGVVAALAVVRFLC, encoded by the exons ATGAAGTGGATTTTGCCGCTTGCCGTCATCTGCTGCAGTCTACGAGCTGCGGCGTCTTGGGGCCAAGCAAGCTTTCCTG AGCAAGAGAAGGATCCCAACTTCTGGAGATCCTGGGCCCAGCAGACTCTGAAAAATGCACTGATGCTGCAGCAGCTCAACCAGAACCGAGCCAAGAACCTCATCATGTTCCTCGGAGACG GGATGGGCGTTCCCACGGTGACGGCCGCTCGGATTTTGAAGGGTCAGCTGAGCGGACGCCCCGGAGAGGAGACCCAGCTGGAGATGGAAAAGTTCCCCTTTGTGGCTTTGTCCAAG ACGTACAACACGGACGCGCAGGTGGCCGACAGCGCCGGCACGGCCACGGCCTTCCTGTGCGGCGTCAAGGCCGTCGCGGGCACGGTGGGCGTCAGCGCCAAAGCCGTCCGCTCGCAGTGCAACACCACCGAGGGCAACCAAGTCACCTCCATCCTCAAGTGGGCCAAGGACGCAG GCAAGTCGGTGGGCATCGTGACGACGACCCGCATCAACCACGCTACGCCCAGCGCCGCCTACGCCCACAGCGTGGACCGGGACTGGTACTCGGACAACGAGAtgccggctgaggcgctgcgggCTGGCTGCAAAGACATCGCCAGGCAACTGTTTGAAAATATCCCGAACATCGAC GTCGTGATGGGCGGAGGAAGGAAGTACATGTTCCCCAAAAACACTTCAGACGTGGAGTACCCCGACGTCGCGAAGCACGGCGGCACGCGCAACGACGGTCGGAACCTGGTGCAGGAGTGGATCGATAAAACCAAGGACAAA AAAGGCCATTACGTGTGGAACAAGTCTCAGCTCCTGTCGCTCAACCCCGCCAACGTCAATTACTTACTCG GTCTCTTTGAACCGGCGGACCTCACGTACGACCTGGAGAGGAACCTTGAAACCGATCCGTCGCTCACAGAGATGGTGGACGTGGCCATCAAGATTTTGAGGAAGAACCCAAAAGGATTCTTCCTCTTTGTCGAAG GCGGACGTATTGACCACGGTCACCACAGCGGCCTGGCCAAGATGGCTTTGCACGACGCCGTAGAAATGGACCGGGCCGTCGGCCGAGCGGGCCTGCTGACCAGCGTCTCGGACACCATGACCGTCGTCACCGCCGACCACTCGCACGTGTTCAATTTCGGAGGTTACACGTTCAGAGGAAACAGCATTTTCG GCTTGGCCCCCGAGCTGAGCGACGTCGACCAAAAGCCCTTCACTGCCATCGTGTACGGCAACGGACCGGGTTACAAGTTGGTCAACGGGGAAAGGGAGAACATCTCCACTGTTGACTTTG aGGACAAGCACTACCAGGCTCAGGCCGCCGTGCCGCTCAGCTCCGAGACCCACGGAGGCGAAGACGTCCCCGTGTTCGCCAAGGGCCCGCTGGCTCACCTGATGCACGGCGTGCACGAGCAGAACTACATCCCGCACGTCATGGCGTACGCGGCCTGCATCGGGAGCAACAAGGAGCACTGCGCGCATTCCGTTTCTGGCCCCGGCACGCGGCCCCTCTTCCCCGGTGTCGTCGCCGCCCTGGCGGTCGTGCGATTTCtgtgttga
- the ece1 gene encoding endothelin-converting enzyme 1, protein MEALRDSFLRLNFQMSSYKRATLDEEDLVDSAGEDGYPSTPMQVSLRQGRGFPCWPDRTPRERWLLVLVCALSGGLFVSLITTAVFYRQTHPGICLTEPCIAVASAVMGALDRSVDPCHDFYDYACGGWVKSNPLPEGKSRWGPFSTLWEHNMLVMKQLLENTTMKDLSQAEEKAQRYYRACMNESKIEELGAKPLQELITQMGGWALTGPWNRDNFQDVLRAVSANYRTSPFFTVYVSTDSKNSSSNIIQVDQSSLGLPSRDYYLNKTANEKYLTAYQNFLVELGVLLGGSEETSRLLMGEIVDFETALANITVPVEERRDEELIYHKMEAKDLKSLAPAVDWIPYLNEVFAPVSLTEAEPVVVYAKEYLQKVSELITNTNKSLLNNYMIMKVVRKMVSILDQRFQDVEQRFLEVMYGTKKSCTPRWKLCVSDTDSGLGFALGAMFVKATFSEDSKAIAENMVGEIKSAFEDGLKYVSWMDVDTKKAAKEKADAIYNMVGYPEFIMNTTRLDKVFNDFEVVPDLYFQNVMQYYNFSARVTADQLRKIPNRNQWSMTPPTVNAYYNPTKNEMVLPAGILQIPFYSRHWPKALNFGGIGVVMGHELTHAFDDQGREYDKDGNLRSWWKNSSVEAFKKQTQCMVEQYGNYSVNREPLNGRHTLGENIADNGGLKAAYEAYVNWVAKNGEEATLPALGMTNRQLFFVGFAQVWCSVRTPESSHEGVITDPHSPSRFRVIGTVSNSHEFSEHFGCKAGAPMNPKHKCELW, encoded by the exons ATGGAGGCACTCAGGGACTCTTTTCTGCGTCTGAATTTTCAGATGTCATCGTACAAGAGAGCCACGCTGGACGAGGAGGACCTTGTGGACTCCGCTGGTGAGGATGGCTACCCGTCGACACCCATGCAA GTGAGTCTTCGACAGGGCCGCGGCTTCCCGTGCTGGCCCGATAGAACGCCGAGGGAGCGATGGCTTCTGGTTCTGGTCTGCGCGCTGTCCGGAGGCCTTTTCGTTTCACTCATCACAACCGCCGTCTTCTACCGCCAGA CGCATCCGGGCATTTGCCTGACAGAGCCGTGCATCGCCGTGGCCAGCGCCGTCATGGGGGCCCTGGACCGCTCGGTGGATCCCTGCCACGACTTCTACGACTATGCCTGCGGGGGCTGGGTAAAGAGCAACCCCCTCCCTGAAGGCAAGTCCCGCTGGGGGCCTTTCAGCACCCTGTGGGAGCACAACATGCTTGTGATGAAGCAACTATTAG AGAACACGACGATGAAAGATCTGAGCCAAGCCGAGGAGAAGGCCCAGCGATACTACCGGGCCTGCATGAACGAGTCAAAGATCGAAGAGTTGGGGGCGAAGCCGTTGCAGGAACTTATCACGCAG ATGGGAGGATGGGCCCTGACCGGACCCTGGAACAGAGACAACTTCCAGGACGTCCTCCGCGCCGTGTCTGCAAACTACCGCACCTCGCCGTTCTTCACCGTGTATGTCAGTACCGACTCCAAGAACTCCTCCAGTAACATCATCCAG GTGGATCAGTCCAGCCTGGGCCTCCCGTCGCGGGATTACTACCTCAACAAAACGGCCAATGAAAAG TATCTGACCGCATACCAGAACTTCCTGGTGGAGTTGGGAGTCCTCCTGGGGGGCTCCGAGGAGACGTCTCGGCTGCTCATGGGGGAGATTGTGGACTTTGAAACGGCCCTGGCCAACATCACCGTCCCCGTGGAGGAGAGACGGGACGAGGAGCTCATTTACCACAAGATGGAGGCCAAAGACCTCAAG aGTCTGGCTCCTGCGGTGGACTGGATACCGTACCTCAACGAGGTGTTCGCGCCTGTGTCGCTCACCGAGGCCGAGCCGGTGGTGGTCTACGCCAAGGAGTACCTCCAGAAAGTGTCGGAGCTCATAACAAACACCAATAAAAG CCTTCTCAACAACTACATGATCATGAAGGTGGTGAGGAAGATGGTCTCCATCTTGGACCAGAGATTTCAGGATGTCGAGCAGCGCTTCCTCGAGGTCATGTACGGAACTAAAAAG AGCTGCACTCCTCGCTGGAAACTGTGCGTCAGCGACACGGACAGCGGGCTGGGATTCGCCCTGGGCGCCATGTTTGTCAAGGCCACTTTCAGCGAGGACAGCAAGGCCATT GCCGAGAACATGGTCGGGGAGATCAAAAGCGCGTTTGAGGACGGCCTGAAGTACGTGAGCTGGATGGACGTGGACACGAAAAAGGCCGCGAAAGAGAAG GCAGATGCAATTTACAACATGGTGGGCTACCCGGAGTTCATTATGAACACCACAAGGCTGGACAAAGTATTCAACGAT TTCGAGGTGGTGCCGGATCTGTACTTCCAGAACGTCATGCAGTACTACAACTTCTCCGCCAGAGTGACAGCCGACCAGTTGAGAAAAATTCCGAACAGAAACCA GTGGAGCATGACCCCCCCAACGGTGAATGCATATTACAACCCCACCAAGAACGAGATGGTTTTGCCGGCGGGAATCCTCCAAATCCCGTTCTACAGCCGCCACTGGCCCAA GGCTCTTAACTTTGGTGGAATCGGGGTCGTCATGGGGCACGAACTGACTCACGCTTTTGATGACCAAG ggagggaatACGACAAAGACGGCAACCTGCGCTCTTGGTGGAAGAACTCGTCTGTGGAGGCCTTCAAGAAGCAGACGCAGTGCATGGTGGAGCAGTACGGCAACTACAGCGTCAACCGGGAGCCCCTCAACGGTCGCCACACGCTGGGAGAGAACATCGCCGACAACGGCGGGCTCAAGGCCGCCTACGAG GCTTACGTGAATTGGGTCGCAAAGAACGGTGAGGAAGCCACGCTGCCAGCCCTGGGAATGACCAACCGCCAGCTCTTTTTTGTGGGATTTGCACAG GTGTGGTGCTCCGTCAGGACGCCCGAGAGTTCGCACGAGGGCGTCATCACCGACCCGCACAGCCCGTCCAGGTTCCGAGTCATCGGGACCGTCTCCAACTCGCACGAGTTCTCCGAGCACTTTGGCTGCAAAGCCGGCGCGCCCATGAACCCCAAACACAAGTGTGAGCTGTGGTAA